One stretch of Acidobacteriota bacterium DNA includes these proteins:
- a CDS encoding type IV toxin-antitoxin system AbiEi family antitoxin produces the protein MRFDETKLAQYLDRIRALDFVKGLELGQAVSQNVFDPDGLLTIVTPKGKFSFGIEQKGSYLDRTLLHAIIGQARSYKESSRRPLLLLARYIPRLSAERLIEHGVNFVDRVGNMHLVLGGNYTYTVIGKKETTTGRDAKTVTPAVVQLLFTFAACSQAQGWSVRDLAKASGVSKSNVANIRHQLTEKGLLQETRGAFKIRDAKYLEQELLRGYGEVLRPKLVINRFRAAESSAEIMLERIAHSLAGLSIRWSLTGGPAAYEFQHFYRGTEIPIFINAVSDTTARHLRLLPDVQGPIIFLRSFGTVPYWKEVGGKMLAHPWLIYAELMHSPDPRAHEAAEELKGKFLT, from the coding sequence TTTGACGAGACAAAACTTGCACAGTATCTGGACAGGATTCGCGCGCTCGATTTCGTGAAGGGGTTGGAACTTGGGCAGGCGGTCAGCCAAAACGTTTTTGACCCGGACGGTCTGCTAACCATCGTCACCCCAAAAGGCAAATTCTCCTTCGGCATTGAGCAGAAGGGGTCCTATCTGGACCGCACGCTACTGCACGCGATCATCGGTCAGGCGAGAAGTTATAAAGAAAGCTCTCGGCGGCCCTTGCTCCTGCTGGCCAGATACATACCTCGACTGTCGGCAGAAAGACTGATCGAACACGGCGTCAATTTCGTTGACCGGGTCGGTAATATGCATCTCGTGCTCGGCGGCAACTACACTTACACGGTCATCGGTAAAAAAGAGACAACCACCGGGCGCGATGCGAAAACCGTCACCCCTGCTGTGGTGCAACTGCTCTTCACTTTTGCCGCATGCTCACAGGCTCAGGGCTGGTCCGTGCGAGACCTGGCGAAGGCTTCGGGGGTCAGCAAGAGTAACGTAGCCAATATCCGTCATCAACTTACTGAAAAGGGGCTGCTGCAGGAGACGCGGGGCGCTTTCAAGATCCGCGATGCAAAATATCTTGAGCAGGAGTTGCTTCGGGGGTATGGCGAAGTCTTACGTCCCAAGCTCGTGATCAACAGGTTTCGGGCGGCAGAGTCTTCGGCAGAGATCATGCTGGAAAGAATCGCTCACTCACTAGCCGGCCTTTCTATTCGGTGGTCGCTCACCGGCGGCCCGGCCGCCTATGAATTTCAGCACTTCTATCGTGGCACGGAAATCCCTATATTTATAAATGCCGTTTCAGATACTACCGCACGTCATCTTCGGCTACTGCCAGATGTGCAAGGCCCGATTATTTTCCTTCGCTCTTTTGGTACGGTGCCTTACTGGAAAGAGGTGGGAGGCAAGATGCTTGCTCACCCCTGGCTGATCTATGCAGAGTTGATGCATTCGCCTGACCCCAGGGCACATGAAGCGGCTGAAGAATTAAAAGGAAAATTCCTGACATGA
- a CDS encoding nucleotidyl transferase AbiEii/AbiGii toxin family protein — protein sequence MIELTEAEIKDLAELQQLCVALQSDLVIVGAIAYQHYFPDDERHTSDIDSAIALDLEDFEELKQRLLEKGWSNLPAREHRWVSQRGTLLDLIPAGSRLREAKSITWPQSQFRMSLVGFDHVFSDAQLVTLGDRLPIRVIPPVVLMLLKVVAFLDDQTRRAKDLPDIRALLSMYETDSDRLFSDEVLDANLPDFSLANAYLLGLDLKSICTEEEVEVVRAFLSIVSDDTKPAWLGFVRAAPRPGGRSEEVAQMQLNAFRKGFE from the coding sequence ATGATCGAGTTGACCGAAGCGGAGATAAAAGATCTGGCGGAGCTTCAGCAACTGTGTGTTGCGCTGCAAAGCGACCTCGTCATCGTCGGGGCCATTGCCTATCAACACTACTTCCCTGACGATGAGCGCCACACTAGCGACATCGATTCAGCCATCGCCCTGGACCTGGAAGATTTCGAGGAACTGAAACAGCGGCTACTGGAAAAGGGCTGGAGTAACCTCCCGGCCCGTGAACACCGATGGGTCAGCCAGCGCGGAACGCTCCTCGACCTGATCCCCGCCGGCAGCAGACTGCGCGAGGCGAAAAGCATCACTTGGCCGCAGAGCCAGTTTAGGATGAGCCTGGTCGGCTTTGACCACGTCTTTTCTGACGCGCAACTGGTCACCCTGGGCGACCGCTTGCCCATCCGTGTGATTCCGCCTGTCGTGCTGATGCTGCTAAAAGTCGTGGCATTCCTGGATGATCAGACCAGACGAGCAAAAGACCTGCCGGACATTCGAGCCCTCCTGTCAATGTATGAAACGGATAGCGACCGGCTTTTCTCGGACGAGGTGCTGGACGCAAACCTCCCGGATTTCAGTTTGGCGAATGCTTACCTACTCGGCCTTGACCTGAAATCCATCTGCACGGAAGAAGAGGTTGAAGTAGTTCGCGCATTTCTCTCGATAGTCAGCGATGATACAAAACCGGCGTGGCTCGGGTTTGTGAGAGCTGCGCCGCGACCCGGTGGGCGGTCCGAAGAGG